The proteins below come from a single Bartonella schoenbuchensis R1 genomic window:
- a CDS encoding MaoC family dehydratase: MQRTIAIQDIKNFIGKEIGLSQWRLVTQDMINQFASATDDHQWIHVDEEKAKKTPFGGTIAHGFLTLSLLSTLAYEALPKLEGATMGINYGFDKIRFVSPVKTGAQIRARFILDDAKIRPSGRVVLHYKTTIEINKLKNPALIAHWLVIAMIEEKEINSLIS, encoded by the coding sequence ATGCAGCGAACAATAGCGATACAAGATATAAAAAATTTCATTGGAAAAGAAATTGGCTTATCACAATGGCGCTTAGTTACACAAGATATGATTAACCAATTTGCATCTGCAACAGATGATCATCAATGGATCCACGTAGATGAAGAAAAAGCAAAAAAAACACCTTTCGGTGGTACTATTGCCCACGGTTTTTTAACATTATCGCTACTGTCCACACTGGCTTATGAAGCACTGCCAAAATTAGAAGGTGCGACAATGGGAATTAACTATGGTTTTGATAAAATACGCTTCGTAAGCCCTGTAAAAACAGGTGCACAAATACGCGCCCGCTTTATTTTAGACGACGCAAAAATTCGCCCCTCTGGTAGAGTCGTCCTCCATTATAAAACTACAATAGAAATCAATAAATTAAAAAATCCAGCTCTTATCGCACATTGGCTTGTTATTGCTATGATTGAAGAGAAAGAAATAAACTCTTTAATTTCTTAA
- a CDS encoding autotransporter outer membrane beta-barrel domain-containing protein: MVVEGNNQGTGLYMTQGAVRLTGTTLRDVAKGMTISKGIVHMVGGSVTFSGRYGISVSGGNAFLSGFKITRQENKGTVAVAVEDTVANTVEDTVEGVGAGAGVEVSHSAKVMMKGVNIEGVKTGAYVMGNGFLVMGKGSISFKGDYGIYFDQGYAVLNDVHITGSGHKGTGIKMGYGQLLMVDTTLKEVAEGMTIVKGNVSMVGGSIEFEREHGVLLKQGSVLLNNLSMKYRGSNSDATFLKVEADSVVDKEGKRVLNTADIKGIGIKIDGQDKARGVYVNNGGRVMLKSAIFSDVLNGVMVANAQFRMEDGKINFHGDYAVNLATGNVLLKGVIVEYKGDNKLLKDVDIPDFIKVKGKGASFTAIKTVISGDRWGRGRGLHVTKGGHATLNQSHFTKVQSAITVKEGSVWMGNGSIKFNGEHGVLLYEGKVILEKVLMSYEGNKSADFIKAEGRESVIRVIDTIINGNDKGKGAHITKGGHVRLINSNLNKLDTGITAENAEITMSNTSMSFKGSHGVSLSVGKAILNKVNMTHTGNNDTDFLKAQGKGANLDANKVIIKGSKNKGKGLHVTQGAKTTLLQSELTGIAKGIHIDSGIVNVRRSTITVEGTESDESYGISLWGSQKSTETHLKRSRRSTSNNLTTAHHIPKISEVGVVNLTLTTLKVPNSIAIHGKTAKSFITLKDSNISGDLLLEAKNGSAIMLATNNSSLTGGSQVDNNSNALFYLTNKSKWFLTKRKNQDFKKPSSLISGIMLKDSAIIFEKPTSDVYQTLNIGKGYHSIYLAQGDAQLHLNIQVGQDGSLDDDKTDRVLIYGSTAGGTTKIHMSASSNGIRGSGQGTVSSKANRNNNKQSVSIVQVSGAAKKDSFQLNHGYVTLGNSPYQYHLVAYGPGSELKADPQKRLVKGDGDFWDFRLEGKNIPFDPRHTDIVPIKPAIVPQVPTYLLLPNALFYAGLIDINNQTELLGTMVTSFDPFFNGKPAFFVRGYGGSHTYTSDLSALEYGYGAKFDYRAADAAVLLSTLESEQNSAFIGAIGTYSKLSLQPQDVEKSKKSNFDQWSVTAYASLQHNMGFYINGLLSYGLSRGDVETLARGKTARITGKPLRAALTGGKAFLTGHEGLVFEPQMQLIYQYLMFNSTRDVDGFNINMGSPSQLTTRLGGRLAQEFALMEEDSSVSFYGKLHLMGNFGGKQFVQFKDTFQLGAFGSSMEAGVGVQAQLSSQIALHGDVVYQQKLTKAGFSGSTFSGGLRYRF; encoded by the coding sequence GTGGTTGTTGAAGGAAACAATCAGGGTACAGGGCTGTATATGACACAGGGAGCAGTGCGGTTGACTGGTACTACCTTGAGAGATGTTGCAAAGGGTATGACTATTTCAAAAGGGATTGTGCACATGGTGGGAGGATCGGTTACCTTTAGTGGAAGGTATGGTATCAGTGTTTCAGGGGGGAATGCTTTTTTAAGTGGTTTCAAAATTACAAGACAAGAGAATAAAGGTACAGTTGCAGTTGCAGTTGAAGATACAGTTGCAAATACAGTTGAAGATACAGTTGAAGGTGTAGGGGCAGGGGCAGGGGTGGAGGTGAGTCACTCAGCAAAAGTCATGATGAAGGGGGTGAATATTGAGGGGGTTAAAACGGGGGCTTATGTGATGGGGAATGGGTTTCTGGTGATGGGTAAGGGATCCATTAGTTTTAAGGGAGACTACGGTATTTATTTTGATCAGGGGTATGCTGTATTAAATGATGTCCATATTACAGGGTCTGGTCATAAAGGTACGGGGATAAAGATGGGGTATGGACAGCTGTTGATGGTTGATACTACTTTGAAAGAGGTTGCAGAGGGTATGACTATCGTAAAGGGGAATGTCAGTATGGTGGGAGGATCGATAGAGTTTGAAAGAGAGCACGGTGTTTTGCTCAAGCAGGGGAGTGTTTTGTTAAATAATTTGTCTATGAAGTATAGGGGTAGTAATTCCGATGCTACTTTCTTAAAGGTTGAGGCAGATAGCGTTGTAGACAAAGAGGGTAAAAGGGTTTTAAACACTGCGGATATTAAGGGAATAGGCATTAAAATCGATGGGCAGGATAAAGCAAGGGGTGTTTATGTAAATAATGGTGGCCGTGTGATGTTGAAGAGTGCGATCTTTTCCGATGTTCTAAATGGGGTGATGGTTGCTAATGCACAATTCCGGATGGAGGATGGGAAGATTAACTTTCATGGGGATTATGCTGTTAATCTTGCAACGGGGAATGTTTTGTTGAAGGGTGTTATTGTGGAATATAAGGGAGATAACAAGCTTCTTAAGGATGTTGACATTCCAGACTTCATCAAGGTGAAAGGGAAAGGGGCAAGTTTTACTGCGATAAAAACCGTGATTAGTGGTGATCGATGGGGAAGGGGAAGAGGATTGCATGTTACAAAAGGAGGACATGCTACTTTAAACCAATCGCACTTTACAAAAGTTCAAAGTGCAATAACCGTTAAAGAAGGATCGGTCTGGATGGGGAATGGATCAATAAAGTTTAATGGAGAGCACGGTGTTTTGCTCTATGAAGGAAAAGTCATTTTAGAAAAAGTTCTGATGAGCTACGAAGGTAATAAAAGTGCTGACTTTATTAAGGCGGAAGGAAGAGAATCTGTAATTAGAGTAATAGATACAATAATCAATGGAAATGATAAAGGAAAAGGTGCTCATATAACCAAAGGTGGACATGTAAGACTAATTAATTCAAACTTGAATAAACTTGATACAGGAATAACTGCTGAAAATGCTGAAATAACTATGAGTAATACTTCAATGAGCTTTAAAGGAAGTCACGGTGTAAGTTTAAGTGTAGGAAAAGCTATTCTAAATAAAGTAAATATGACACATACAGGCAATAATGATACAGACTTCCTTAAAGCTCAAGGAAAAGGAGCAAATCTTGATGCAAACAAAGTCATAATTAAAGGATCCAAAAACAAAGGAAAAGGACTACATGTCACACAGGGAGCAAAAACAACACTTCTCCAATCTGAATTAACAGGTATTGCTAAAGGAATCCATATCGATAGTGGAATAGTAAATGTTAGAAGGTCAACTATTACAGTAGAAGGTACAGAAAGCGATGAATCTTACGGTATAAGCCTTTGGGGATCTCAAAAATCAACTGAAACACACCTTAAAAGATCTCGAAGATCTACGTCAAATAATTTAACAACAGCCCATCATATACCTAAGATATCAGAGGTAGGAGTCGTTAATTTAACACTAACAACCTTAAAAGTTCCAAATAGCATAGCTATTCATGGAAAAACAGCAAAAAGCTTTATTACCTTGAAAGATTCAAATATTTCCGGTGATTTATTATTAGAAGCCAAAAATGGATCTGCTATAATGCTTGCAACTAATAATTCCTCACTAACTGGTGGTTCGCAAGTTGATAATAACTCTAATGCTCTATTTTATTTAACTAATAAATCTAAGTGGTTTTTAACAAAAAGGAAAAATCAAGATTTTAAAAAACCATCTTCATTAATTTCAGGTATAATGCTTAAAGATAGTGCAATTATCTTTGAGAAGCCAACTTCAGACGTTTACCAAACACTAAATATTGGAAAAGGATATCATAGTATTTATCTTGCTCAGGGTGATGCACAACTTCACCTTAACATTCAAGTGGGTCAAGATGGCTCACTTGACGATGATAAAACCGATCGTGTTTTAATTTATGGTAGTACTGCTGGAGGAACTACTAAAATTCATATGAGTGCGTCGAGTAATGGAATAAGAGGAAGTGGTCAGGGAACTGTAAGCTCAAAAGCAAATAGAAATAATAACAAGCAAAGTGTATCAATAGTACAGGTTTCCGGAGCAGCAAAAAAAGACTCTTTTCAATTAAACCATGGTTATGTTACACTAGGTAACTCTCCTTACCAATATCATCTTGTTGCTTACGGTCCTGGTTCTGAATTAAAAGCAGATCCTCAAAAAAGATTAGTGAAAGGGGATGGAGACTTTTGGGATTTCCGTCTTGAAGGTAAAAATATTCCATTTGACCCTCGTCATACAGATATAGTGCCAATTAAGCCAGCAATTGTTCCACAAGTTCCAACTTATTTGCTTTTGCCCAATGCTTTGTTCTATGCTGGGTTGATAGATATCAACAATCAAACTGAGCTGTTAGGGACAATGGTGACATCATTTGATCCATTTTTTAATGGAAAGCCGGCTTTTTTCGTACGTGGTTATGGTGGTAGTCACACCTATACTTCTGATTTATCTGCTTTAGAATATGGCTATGGTGCAAAATTTGATTACCGTGCAGCAGATGCAGCTGTCCTGCTAAGTACATTAGAAAGTGAACAAAATAGCGCATTTATTGGAGCTATAGGCACTTATAGCAAATTGTCACTCCAACCCCAAGATGTTGAAAAAAGTAAGAAAAGCAATTTTGATCAGTGGTCTGTAACGGCTTATGCTAGTTTGCAGCATAATATGGGATTTTATATTAATGGCCTTTTATCATACGGTTTATCTCGAGGAGATGTAGAAACACTTGCACGAGGTAAAACAGCAAGAATAACGGGCAAGCCACTGCGTGCAGCTTTAACAGGTGGTAAAGCTTTCTTAACTGGACATGAAGGCCTTGTTTTTGAGCCACAGATGCAGCTTATCTATCAATATTTGATGTTTAATTCCACGCGGGATGTTGATGGCTTTAATATTAATATGGGATCTCCTAGCCAATTAACAACGCGTTTGGGTGGGCGTCTTGCTCAAGAATTTGCTTTAATGGAAGAAGATAGCTCAGTGTCTTTCTATGGCAAGCTGCATCTTATGGGCAACTTTGGAGGAAAGCAGTTTGTGCAATTCAAAGATACATTCCAATTAGGTGCGTTTGGTTCTTCTATGGAAGCAGGTGTGGGTGTGCAGGCTCAGTTGTCATCTCAAATAGCTCTGCATGGTGATGTGGTTTATCAGCAAAAATTAACTAAAGCTGGTTTTTCGGGAAGTACTTTCTCAGGAGGGCTACGTTATCGTTTCTGA
- a CDS encoding aspartate-semialdehyde dehydrogenase codes for MNFKVAVVGATGNVGREMLAILEERGFPASEIVPLASRRSLGQSVSYGDKTLKVKALDTYDFSDTDLCLMSAGGSVSKEYAPKIGAAGCVVIDNSSTWRYNPDVPLIVPEVNAKAIGGFSKHNIIANPNCSTIQLVVALKPLHDAAIIKRVVVSTYQSVSGAGKAGMDELFEQSRAVFVADPISSKKFTKRIAFNIIPHIDVFMEDGYTKEEWKVMAETKKILDPRIKLTATAVRVPVFISHAEAVNVEFEKALSADEARTILRDAPSCQLIDKCEDGGYITPYECTGENDVFISRVREDITVENGLTFWVVADNLRKGAALNAIQIAELLVSNGLIKPKAAA; via the coding sequence GGTCGTGAAATGTTGGCAATTTTGGAAGAGAGAGGTTTTCCTGCCAGTGAAATAGTTCCTTTAGCTTCACGGCGTTCATTAGGGCAAAGTGTTTCTTATGGTGATAAAACTTTAAAAGTAAAAGCACTTGATACATATGATTTTTCTGATACAGATCTATGCCTTATGTCTGCTGGAGGAAGCGTTTCTAAAGAATATGCTCCCAAAATTGGTGCAGCCGGTTGTGTGGTAATCGATAATTCGTCTACTTGGCGTTATAATCCTGATGTGCCTTTAATTGTACCTGAAGTTAATGCAAAAGCTATAGGTGGTTTTTCTAAACATAATATTATTGCCAATCCTAATTGTTCAACAATTCAACTTGTTGTGGCTTTAAAGCCTCTTCACGATGCAGCAATTATTAAGCGCGTTGTTGTCTCTACTTATCAATCAGTTTCTGGAGCTGGTAAAGCGGGGATGGATGAGTTGTTTGAGCAATCAAGAGCAGTTTTTGTTGCCGATCCAATTTCATCAAAAAAATTCACCAAACGCATTGCTTTTAATATCATTCCCCACATCGATGTCTTTATGGAAGATGGCTATACTAAAGAGGAATGGAAAGTAATGGCTGAAACAAAAAAGATTCTTGATCCTAGGATCAAATTGACAGCTACTGCTGTTCGGGTTCCTGTCTTTATTAGCCATGCTGAGGCCGTTAATGTTGAGTTTGAAAAAGCGTTGAGTGCTGATGAAGCACGCACCATTTTACGTGATGCACCAAGCTGCCAACTTATTGATAAATGTGAAGACGGTGGTTATATCACTCCTTACGAGTGCACTGGTGAAAATGATGTTTTTATTAGTCGCGTTCGTGAAGATATTACTGTTGAAAATGGTTTAACTTTTTGGGTTGTTGCTGATAATTTGAGAAAAGGAGCAGCATTAAATGCAATTCAAATTGCTGAATTACTTGTCTCTAATGGTTTGATCAAACCTAAAGCAGCAGCTTAA
- a CDS encoding enterotoxin A family protein codes for MDGSRPFAPPSDINLLEHVTNIDLHPHALGLHGGYVSTTTSQDVAINLLYSHGWTSPSYVYHIRITPNLIDVNAALRQYSPYPDQYEMAALGGIRWEQVTGWERVINGNVVGGFIQNPDYVDALYGNFSRPDPQPQLAGFPYYHEAWHFEPWVNFAVCELKSECSPTKSAQEFGTDWFWKSYHAIVERAMVVLE; via the coding sequence ATAGACGGGTCACGGCCGTTTGCGCCCCCATCAGATATAAATTTATTGGAACATGTAACAAATATAGATTTACACCCTCATGCATTGGGATTGCATGGTGGTTATGTATCTACAACGACTTCTCAAGATGTTGCAATTAATTTGCTCTACTCTCATGGCTGGACGTCGCCAAGTTATGTCTATCATATAAGAATAACGCCTAATCTTATTGATGTTAACGCTGCATTGAGACAATATTCTCCATATCCAGACCAATACGAAATGGCTGCGCTAGGTGGTATTCGTTGGGAACAAGTTACTGGATGGGAAAGAGTGATAAATGGAAATGTTGTTGGTGGGTTTATTCAGAATCCGGACTATGTTGATGCATTATATGGAAATTTTTCAAGACCAGACCCTCAACCACAACTAGCAGGTTTCCCTTATTATCATGAAGCATGGCATTTTGAACCGTGGGTTAATTTTGCTGTTTGTGAGTTAAAATCAGAATGTTCACCAACTAAATCAGCACAGGAATTTGGAACAGATTGGTTTTGGAAAAGTTACCATGCTATAGTAGAGAGAGCGATGGTTGTTCTTGAATGA
- a CDS encoding methionine ABC transporter ATP-binding protein produces the protein METSALISLKNVSRYFSSALSTPAIDNLSLDIHAGEILGIIGRSGAGKSTLMRCLNGLEQIDEGGIFFEGVNVSNLSETEWAPYRQRIGMIFQHFNLLSSQKVIDNIALPLKLAGINKKQRYQRAFELIELVGLSGKEYHYPAELSGGQKQRVGIARSLAANPKILLSDEATSALDPETTQSILELLADINNRLNLTIVLITHEMEVVRAIAHRVVVLNQGRIVEEGCVKDIFTSPQEDTTIAMLKLVTPQLPKELAQKLKSVGQEAVIEINIAGEIARQPFLSLLEDEVGLRARILHGGIDTVQGESIGRLFLALPSQNKVALEKAVRWLTEKGRYCEVLGYV, from the coding sequence ATGGAAACCTCTGCTCTTATTTCTTTAAAAAACGTTAGTCGCTATTTTTCTAGCGCGTTGTCTACTCCGGCAATTGATAACTTATCTCTTGATATTCATGCAGGGGAAATTCTTGGTATTATCGGGCGTAGTGGTGCAGGAAAATCTACACTTATGCGCTGTTTGAATGGCTTAGAACAAATTGATGAAGGGGGTATTTTTTTTGAAGGTGTTAATGTTTCAAATCTATCAGAAACAGAATGGGCACCTTATCGTCAACGTATTGGGATGATTTTTCAACATTTTAACCTTTTATCTTCACAAAAAGTTATTGATAATATCGCGTTACCTCTCAAATTAGCAGGTATAAATAAAAAACAACGTTATCAACGCGCTTTTGAGCTTATTGAATTGGTAGGATTGTCTGGAAAAGAGTATCATTATCCTGCAGAACTTTCAGGGGGGCAAAAACAGCGTGTTGGAATTGCACGCTCTTTAGCGGCTAATCCAAAAATATTATTATCAGATGAAGCAACTTCTGCGCTTGATCCTGAAACGACGCAATCTATTTTGGAGCTTCTTGCGGATATTAATAATCGTCTCAATTTAACTATTGTACTTATTACACATGAAATGGAAGTTGTTCGTGCTATTGCGCATCGTGTTGTTGTATTGAATCAAGGGCGTATTGTAGAGGAAGGATGTGTAAAAGATATTTTTACATCACCGCAAGAAGATACAACGATTGCTATGTTGAAACTTGTAACGCCACAACTTCCTAAAGAATTAGCGCAAAAACTTAAATCAGTGGGTCAAGAAGCTGTTATTGAAATTAATATTGCTGGTGAAATTGCTCGGCAACCTTTTTTAAGTCTCCTTGAAGATGAGGTGGGATTAAGAGCACGTATTTTGCATGGTGGTATTGATACGGTTCAAGGTGAGAGTATAGGTCGCCTTTTTTTGGCTCTTCCAAGTCAAAATAAAGTGGCTTTGGAAAAAGCAGTCAGATGGTTGACGGAAAAAGGGCGATATTGTGAGGTTTTAGGTTATGTTTAA
- a CDS encoding methionine ABC transporter permease: MFNVLFHELPGAVFDTLFMTITASFMALIVGLPLGLLLYTTAYGSLFSSRLINRPLSIIIDSVRAIPFIILAFYLLPVTRIVVGSGVGIFSVIFVLTISAIPFYARIAELSFKTVEYSLVEAVRSMGASRFQIVRYVLIPEALPSLITGFTVMVISLISATSLAGYLGGGGLGDMAIRYGYQRYNTSIMTIVIIFLIILNIFVQWFGNRVAQKFDRTKH; encoded by the coding sequence ATGTTTAATGTTCTTTTTCATGAGCTTCCTGGTGCTGTTTTTGATACATTATTTATGACAATTACTGCTTCTTTTATGGCACTTATTGTAGGTCTTCCGCTTGGCTTATTGCTTTATACAACTGCGTATGGAAGTCTTTTTTCATCACGTCTTATCAATCGTCCTTTAAGTATTATTATTGATAGTGTGCGTGCTATTCCCTTTATAATTCTTGCTTTTTACCTTCTTCCTGTTACGCGTATTGTTGTAGGAAGTGGTGTGGGAATTTTTTCTGTGATTTTTGTTCTTACTATTTCAGCTATTCCTTTTTATGCTCGTATAGCAGAATTATCTTTCAAAACAGTTGAATATAGTTTGGTTGAAGCCGTTCGTTCTATGGGGGCTAGTCGTTTTCAAATTGTTAGATATGTGCTTATTCCAGAAGCGCTTCCTAGTTTAATTACTGGTTTTACGGTTATGGTGATTTCTCTTATCAGTGCCACTTCACTTGCTGGATACCTTGGTGGTGGGGGTTTGGGCGATATGGCGATACGCTATGGTTATCAGCGTTATAATACTTCTATTATGACAATAGTTATTATCTTTTTGATTATTCTCAATATTTTTGTTCAATGGTTTGGTAATCGAGTTGCACAGAAATTTGATAGAACAAAGCATTAA
- a CDS encoding MetQ/NlpA family ABC transporter substrate-binding protein, which produces MTLNKLSWYIVIGISFFLSAFFSHVPFALAADKSKIKLGVMEGEEATVWKVAVEQAKKAGLDIELVYFSDYALPNDAVNAGDIDANAFQHAPYLNNQIMQRGYKLSVAGYTFISPIGVYSHKIKDIKDLRDGASVGIPNDPSNGGRALLLLDSLGFIKLKDPQNVLLSPLDIVENPRNLRIRELDAGILGRAINDFDIAIVNTNWAVITGLDLQEDVIAWEKVENNPYNNVIVVRTIDKDEPWVKKLVAAYNSEPVRVKLKEVFGTAVQTSW; this is translated from the coding sequence ATGACATTGAATAAATTGTCTTGGTATATTGTAATAGGAATATCTTTTTTTCTTTCCGCATTTTTTTCCCATGTTCCTTTTGCTCTGGCAGCAGATAAGTCAAAAATTAAACTTGGTGTTATGGAAGGAGAGGAAGCAACTGTTTGGAAAGTTGCTGTTGAACAAGCTAAAAAAGCCGGTCTAGATATTGAACTTGTTTATTTTTCTGACTACGCCTTGCCTAATGATGCTGTTAATGCAGGAGATATTGATGCGAATGCTTTTCAACATGCACCTTATTTGAATAATCAAATTATGCAGCGTGGTTATAAACTTTCGGTTGCTGGTTATACATTTATTTCCCCAATTGGTGTTTATTCCCACAAAATTAAAGATATAAAAGATCTACGTGACGGGGCAAGTGTTGGTATCCCTAATGATCCATCAAATGGTGGGAGAGCTTTGCTTCTTCTTGATTCTTTAGGTTTCATTAAGTTAAAAGATCCTCAGAATGTTCTTTTATCTCCACTTGATATTGTTGAAAACCCTAGAAATTTGAGGATTCGTGAATTGGATGCTGGTATCCTAGGACGAGCAATCAATGATTTTGATATTGCGATTGTAAATACAAATTGGGCTGTAATTACTGGGTTAGACTTACAAGAAGATGTTATTGCGTGGGAAAAAGTAGAAAATAATCCTTATAATAATGTCATTGTTGTGCGCACTATTGATAAAGATGAGCCATGGGTTAAGAAATTAGTAGCTGCTTATAATAGTGAACCTGTACGTGTGAAACTTAAAGAGGTTTTTGGTACAGCTGTTCAAACATCTTGGTAA
- a CDS encoding NAD(P)H-dependent oxidoreductase: MASNVRLTGLAHDLKQRAENYQPIRIGLIGCGEMGTDLLSSVVHMDGITIAAVATRTPLRVFNAAVLAYGEEGHVREVENATALIQAIEKGLIAVTDDLDLVLRHEQIDIIVDATGHPETGAKVGLKALENNKHLVMMNVEADVTIGAYLKHEADKRGLIYTLGAGDEPSSCMELIEFVSALGHKIVAAGKGKNNPLIFDATPDLYEEEALRRNMNVRMLVEFIDGSKTMVEMAAIANATGLLPDCPGMHGPQASLEDLNKVLIPKKDGGILDRYGVVDYSTGQGVSPGVFVIAEIAHPRLRERMEDLKVGEGPYFTFYRPYHLTSMEVPLTCARAVLYGKADMTPLNYPVAEVCAVAKKDLHPGDQLDSIGLYSYRAWTMSASEARVHKAIPCGLLEKATVVSEIKKNEIITQYNTRLFEDQYIVRLRTQQDFLFNSFYK; this comes from the coding sequence ATGGCAAGTAACGTAAGATTGACAGGTTTAGCACATGATTTGAAACAACGTGCAGAAAATTATCAACCTATCCGTATTGGACTTATTGGTTGTGGTGAAATGGGTACAGATTTGTTGTCAAGTGTTGTACATATGGATGGTATAACAATTGCAGCTGTTGCTACTCGAACACCGTTACGTGTTTTTAATGCTGCTGTTTTAGCATATGGTGAAGAAGGTCATGTGCGTGAAGTTGAAAATGCTACAGCTTTGATTCAAGCTATTGAAAAAGGTCTAATTGCTGTTACAGATGATCTTGATCTTGTTTTGCGCCATGAACAAATTGATATTATTGTTGATGCGACAGGTCATCCTGAAACAGGTGCTAAAGTTGGTCTTAAAGCGCTTGAAAATAATAAGCACCTTGTCATGATGAATGTTGAAGCAGATGTTACAATTGGTGCTTACCTTAAACATGAAGCGGATAAACGAGGTTTAATTTATACGCTTGGTGCTGGTGACGAACCTTCTTCTTGTATGGAACTTATCGAATTTGTTTCAGCTCTTGGGCATAAAATTGTTGCAGCTGGTAAAGGAAAAAATAATCCACTTATTTTTGATGCTACACCAGATTTATATGAAGAAGAAGCTTTGCGACGGAATATGAATGTTCGCATGTTAGTTGAATTTATTGATGGTTCTAAAACGATGGTTGAAATGGCAGCCATTGCTAATGCCACAGGTCTTCTTCCAGATTGTCCTGGGATGCATGGTCCACAAGCATCACTTGAAGATTTAAACAAAGTACTTATTCCAAAAAAAGATGGTGGTATTTTGGATAGGTATGGTGTTGTAGACTATTCAACAGGTCAAGGGGTATCTCCTGGTGTTTTTGTAATAGCTGAAATAGCACATCCACGTTTACGTGAACGTATGGAAGATTTAAAAGTCGGTGAAGGACCATATTTCACCTTTTATCGCCCATATCATTTAACTTCGATGGAGGTTCCACTTACTTGTGCACGTGCAGTACTGTACGGTAAAGCAGATATGACACCACTTAATTATCCAGTGGCAGAAGTTTGCGCTGTTGCAAAAAAGGATCTCCATCCTGGTGATCAATTAGACTCAATCGGCTTATATAGCTATCGTGCTTGGACAATGAGTGCTTCAGAAGCACGTGTACACAAAGCTATTCCTTGTGGCCTTTTAGAAAAGGCGACAGTTGTATCTGAGATTAAAAAAAATGAAATCATTACACAATACAACACCCGCCTCTTCGAAGATCAATATATTGTACGCCTTCGTACTCAACAGGACTTTTTATTTAATTCATTTTATAAATAA